GCGCGCAGCTGACGTGTTTCCAGGTCGATCACGTTGCGGCGGGCATCCAGCGCGGTCGTCTGCGCCTGCACCACGTCCAGGTAGCCCACCGCGCCTTCCCGGTAGCGGTTCATCGACAGGTCGACCGATCGCTGGGCCGCATCGGCGGCGGCGCGCTGGTCGACCAGTGCCGCACCCAGGTCGCGCAGCAGCGTGAGGTTGTCCTCGACCTGGGCGAAGGCATTGAGCACTACGTCGCGGTAGCGCGCGCCGGCTTCGTCGGTGGCGGCCTGCGCCTGTGCGACCACGGCCTTGCGGCGACCGCCGTCGAACAGGTTGAGCGCCAGCGTCGGCCCGATCGCCCAGAAACGGTTGGGCGCCGTGGCGATGCTGCCCCACGACGAACTCTGCCAGCCACCCTGCCCGTCCAGCGTCAGCTGCGGGTAGAACGCGGATTTCGCCACGCCGATGCGCGCGTTGGCGGCGGCCGTGCGTCGCTCTGCCGCCGCGATGTCCGGGCGACGCTGGAGAATGAGCGACGGCACCTCCAGCGGAAGGGTCGGCACCTTGACCTGCCCGTCGTCGGCCGCGAGCTGGAAGTTCGAGGCCGTATCGCCCACCAGCACGGCGATCGCATGCAGCACCAGGCTGCGTTGTGCCTGCGCCTGGGTCAGCTGCGATTTCGCGCTGGATAGCTGGGTCTGTGCGCGCGCCACGTCCAGGCCGGAGGCGATGCCGCCGTTATGCCGGGACTGCGTCAGCTTCAATGCCCGGGCGAACGCGTCGATGCTCTGCTTCAACACGGTGACCTGCCGGTCGAACCCGTTGAGTTGCAGGTAGCTGTCGGCAAGCTGCGCCTGCAGGCTGAGGCGCGCGGCGGCAAGATCGTCCGCGGCGGCTACCTGCTCGGCCTTGCCCGCGGTGACGGTGTCGCGCACGCGCCCCCACAGGTCCACTTCGTAATCCAGCTGCGCGCCGATCGTGTACGAGTCGTAGTAGGACGGCGACGTGGCACCGCGCAAAGGCCGGGTGTCCGATTCGCGGTTGCGCGTGCCGTTGGCATTCAGGCCGATCTGCGGGAACAGGCCTGCGCGCACCTGGCGCAGAACGGCTTCCGACTGTTCGTAATGCGCCAGCGCGGCGGCGAGGGACGCGTTGTTGGCCAGCAGCTTCGCCTGCAGCGCATCGAGTCGGGCATCCCCATAGAGGGTCCACCAGCTATCGCGCGCCAGGCGATCGGCGGGCTTCGCCTCCGTCCACGGCGACACGGCATTGGCGTACTGCGGTGCCACGGGCACCTCGGGGGCCCGGTACGGCGGCGCCAGCGAACAGGCCGTCATGCCGACGGCGACGAGGGCCACCAGCGCTACCCGCTCAGGCCGGCGCATGATCACCCTCCGCCTTCTTGGGCGCGTTCACCCGCACGGTGTCGCCATCTGCCAGCCCGTCCGGCGGGCTCTCGATGAGACGATCGCCGCGGGCGATCCCGGAGGACAGCTGCACGGTCTTGCCCATGTCACGCGCGACGGTAACGGTGCGGAAGCTCACCTTGTCGTGCGCATCGAGCACCGCGACGCGCAGCCCCCGGTCGTCGAATACCAGCGCGCTGGCAGGAACACTGAACAACGCGGCGTTACCGGGCAGGTCGAAGGTCACACTGGCGTAGGCACCGGGCAGCAGCGTGCCTTCGGCGTTGTCCACGGACACCTGGACCAGCGTGGTGCCCGTGGCCGCATTGATGGCGGACGACGAGGATTCCACGATACCCGTGAAGGTACGCCCCGGGTATTCCGGCACGGTGAGCTTCACGGTCGAGCCCCGCTTGATCGACGGCGCGTCGTTCTGCGGCACGTTGACATACATGCGCAGCTTGCGCGTGTCGGAGACGACGAACAGTTCCTGGCCGCCGCCACCCGCATTGATCAGCGCGCCCACATCCGTCTCGCGTGCCGTCACCGTGCCATCGAACGGCGCGGTGAGCCGCGCAAATCCCTTCAGCGCCTGGATACGTTCCAGGTTGGCCTGCGCCGCGGTGGCGAGCGCGTGCTTGGCCTCGTAGTCGCCTGTCTTCTCATCCACTTCCTGGCGGGAGACGG
This DNA window, taken from Luteibacter sp. 9135, encodes the following:
- a CDS encoding efflux transporter outer membrane subunit, which codes for MRRPERVALVALVAVGMTACSLAPPYRAPEVPVAPQYANAVSPWTEAKPADRLARDSWWTLYGDARLDALQAKLLANNASLAAALAHYEQSEAVLRQVRAGLFPQIGLNANGTRNRESDTRPLRGATSPSYYDSYTIGAQLDYEVDLWGRVRDTVTAGKAEQVAAADDLAAARLSLQAQLADSYLQLNGFDRQVTVLKQSIDAFARALKLTQSRHNGGIASGLDVARAQTQLSSAKSQLTQAQAQRSLVLHAIAVLVGDTASNFQLAADDGQVKVPTLPLEVPSLILQRRPDIAAAERRTAAANARIGVAKSAFYPQLTLDGQGGWQSSSWGSIATAPNRFWAIGPTLALNLFDGGRRKAVVAQAQAATDEAGARYRDVVLNAFAQVEDNLTLLRDLGAALVDQRAAADAAQRSVDLSMNRYREGAVGYLDVVQAQTTALDARRNVIDLETRQLRASVQLIRALGGGWSASAT
- a CDS encoding efflux RND transporter periplasmic adaptor subunit, yielding MSPDTLHTPPPRRLRIVGIIAVIVVLAIVVAGIATRANDSRKLRTWTDEQAVPTVNVVEPQGGQGGGELNLPGRLQAYARAPIYARTSGYLKFWKADIGQKVKAGDVLAEIETPDLDQQLLQARADLASARANEALAQTTAKRWKSMSDSDSVSRQEVDEKTGDYEAKHALATAAQANLERIQALKGFARLTAPFDGTVTARETDVGALINAGGGGQELFVVSDTRKLRMYVNVPQNDAPSIKRGSTVKLTVPEYPGRTFTGIVESSSSAINAATGTTLVQVSVDNAEGTLLPGAYASVTFDLPGNAALFSVPASALVFDDRGLRVAVLDAHDKVSFRTVTVARDMGKTVQLSSGIARGDRLIESPPDGLADGDTVRVNAPKKAEGDHAPA